Proteins from a single region of Argopecten irradians isolate NY chromosome 7, Ai_NY, whole genome shotgun sequence:
- the LOC138328033 gene encoding ceramide phosphoethanolamine synthase-like, whose protein sequence is MPSFTMASFSAPKTKTGKVFAGFIVLLLSYFIVMDILVYQSLQTMDFVHQDHVGGYSPFRPLSVKLLMLDHMDHYVYIPLAELVFAIFEPTGIYFILTPNVISFTGLFLGFVAGKFVTMESLYHRRIGVLIFEYRMWLDVLDGVVFRHTSGNPVYKSHRTTLGFFIDVDCDIISGIALAFGCLFYLWKYPPVIQPRDLLLPISKPFLNANVNGHSGDSPGKANGTHNKATKNYVFLKCLIFGGVIMLATTTWDNMLQTYSDVLQTPMETSLQREKQWEALHSGVTWLSMWLWRFCEAQTLLHLLQFAIVTDKIWEFLNIIQFAGFVALAILNLFSYIQVRHIRAMLGMYDS, encoded by the exons ATGCCATCATTTACAATGGCGTCCTTCTCTGCACCAAAGACAAAGACCGGGAAAGTGTTTGCCGGGTTTATAGTGTTGTTATTATCGTATTTCATCGTCATGGACATCCTAGTGTATCAGTCCCTCCAAACCATGGATTTCGTCCACCAGGACCATGTCGGAGGGTACTCGCCATTCCGTCCACTCTCTGTAAAACTCCTCATGTTAGACCACATGGATCATTACGTGTATATACCTTTAGCAGAGCTTGTATTCGCCATCTTTGAACCTACTGGTATTTATTTCATCCTAACACCAAATGTGATTAGTTTCACGGGTCTGTTTCTAGGCTTCGTGGCCGGAAAGTTTGTGACAATGGAATCACTATATCATAGACGTATCGGGGTATTGATTTTTGAATACCGGATGTGGTTAGATGTACTTGATGGTGTAGTGTTTCGTCACACTTCCGGTAACCCTGTTTACAAATCACATAGAACCACTTTAGGATTTTTCATAGACGtggattgtgacatcataagcGGTATAGCACTCGCCTTTGGATGTTTATTCTATTTATGGAAATACCCGCCAGTAATTCAACCACGTGATCTACTATTACCAATTTCAAAACCATTTTTGAATGCAAATGTGAACGGACACAGCGGCGATTCTCCGGGAAAGGCTAATGGAACCCACAACAAAGCCACTAAAAACTATGTATTCCTAAAGTGCCTTATTTTTGGTGGCGTCATCATGTTGGCGACAACGACGTGGGATAATATGTTACAGACCTACTCGGACGTCCTACAAACTCCGATGGAGACCTCGCTCCAGAGG GAAAAACAGTGGGAGGCGTTGCATTCCGGAGTTACCTGGTTGAGTATGTGGTTGTGGCGGTTCTGTGAGGCTCAAACACTACTTCATTTACTCCAATTCGCTATCGTCACCGATAAGATCTGG GAATTCCTCAACATTATTCAATTTGCTGGCTTTGTCGCTCTggcaattttgaatttattcaGCTACATTCAAGTTCGACAC ATACGAGCGATGCTTGGAATGTACGACTCATGA
- the LOC138328034 gene encoding uncharacterized protein, with protein sequence MAAQVPVEGCVYHSRNSFVYVCETCNNELICIDCVIDRHYKHDLGKLKDYMTEQTKQIKQYEEQLSKVDIPKLENDIKENEEDFQQSSKEFEEMIDEIKRQGDQMKKEIDKFIDRLVKLCRDLEKMNEEITEKNNVQLRKCYDEMVPRLDRYRQVLTQGTLVDVIKLAKETRDTDYISPVLGTQGAFKTAAFEPGTIDTRILEGMLGTMIVDGYMTPLRATAKTSTVQKLEKTLSCTVCRPCSSGVGFWLSFWREEKVSRVDQKGNTVVTINCKAEVRSIAVSPTTGRVWFCVRGDKSIREITSNGKIVTRFNAESFPRCLCITRDDMAVVGTNDGILLYPPDGQMVTDEADRVCKQEAVVAAHHMSYCVTSGDVVAADNDGVTFSSYIDGKEPSAQPKVIVMDRDLKIKFQCRHIDVTGGPAEETQKAKFYSDDVCFDEAGDVLVLERVSKSVHLIDGNNGNFLRTVYTSDGTPWCIGLQSDGTLWIGKGRKTEIVQCK encoded by the coding sequence ATGGCCGCCCAGGTTCCAGTCGAGGGGTGTGTCTATCATTCTAGAAATAGCTTTGTCTATGTCTGTGAAACGTGCAATAATGAACTCATTTGTATTGACTGTGTGATTGATCGGCATTACAAACATGACCTAGGCAAATTAAAGGATTACATGACAGAACAGACAAAGCAGATAAAACAATACGAAGAACAACTTTCAAAAGTTGACATTCCAAAGTTGGAAAATGATATCAAAGAAAATGAGGAAGACTTCCAACAAAGCAGTAAGGAGTTTGAAGAAATGATCGACGAGATCAAACGCCAAGGTGATCAGATGAAAAAAGAGATCGACAAATTCATAGATAGGTTAGTGAAACTATGTCGCGATTTGGAGAAGATGAATGAAGAGATCACCGAGAAAAACAATGTTCAACTAAGGAAATGTTATGATGAAATGGTGCCGCGACTGGACAGATATCGCCAAGTGCTGACTCAAGGTACACTTGTTGATGTCATCAAGCTCGCCAAGGAAACCCGAGACACTGATTATATTTCACCTGTACTAGGGACCCAAGGAGCCTTCAAAACAGCAGCTTTTGAACCTGGAACTATCGATACTAGAATCCTGGAGGGGATGCTAGGTACGATGATCGTTGACGGATACATGACCCCTCTAAGAGCTACTGCAAAAACATCTACTGTTCAAAAACTCGAAAAAACATTATCTTGCACTGTTTGCCGACCGTGTAGTTCAGGTGTTGGATTTTGGTTATCGTTTTGGAGGGAAGAGAAAGTTAGCAGAGTAGACCAAAAGGGTAATACCGTGGTGACTATCAATTGCAAGGCTGAAGTTCGATCGATCGCCGTCTCGCCGACGACAGGGAGGGTATGGTTCTGCGTAAGGGGAGACAAGAGTATCCGAGAGATAACATCTAATGGTAAAATAGTGACACGATTCAATGCAGAATCTTTCCCGCGGTGTTTGTGTATCACGCGTGATGATATGGCAGTGGTGGGGACAAACGACGGGATACTCTTGTACCCTCCGGACGGTCAGATGGTGACGGATGAAGCGGATCGTGTCTGCAAACAGGAAGCAGTAGTAGCTGCCCATCACATGTCGTACTGCGTCACTTCCGGAGATGTGGTTGCCGCCGATAATGACGGCGTAACGTTTTCTAGTTATATAGATGGTAAAGAACCATCAGCCCAACCCAAAGTTATTGTGATGGATAGAGAtctgaaaattaaatttcaatgtcGGCACATTGATGTTACAGGTGGACCAGCCGAAGAAACTCAAAAGGCAAAGTTCTACTCCGATGATGTCTGTTTTGACGAGGCTGGTGATGTCCTTGTATTGGAAAGGGTCAGCAAGTCCGTGCACCTCATTGATGGGAATAATGGTAATTTCCTTCGGACGGTTTATACTTCTGATGGAACACCGTGGTGTATCGGCTTACAGAGTGATGGTACTCTTTGGATAGGAAAAGGTCGTAAAACGGAAATTGTTCAGTGCAAGTAG